Genomic window (Melioribacteraceae bacterium):
GAAAGAGTTTTTCCAAACATACATGCATATAATAAAAAATGCATGTGATGCGATGCCTGATGGGGGACAAATAGTTGTTTCAACCAAACGGACAGATAAAAACGTTAAGATATTAATTAAAGATAACGGACTTGGAATTTCGGAAGCTTTAAAGGATAAAATTTTTGAGCCATTCATGTCTTACGGAAAAAAAGAGGGTACCGGACTTGGCTTATCGATCACGAGAAAGTTGGTTGAAGCACACAGCGGCAAAATTGAAGTCGAGAGTACTGTGGGTCAGGGTGCAACTTTTATTATAACATTACCGGTTGCTACTTCTTACTAATAATCTCGGATTAGAATTTGCTCTTCATAATCAGTTCAAAATAAATCATAGATCCTTTTGTACAGAGAGGATGGGATGGCCTTTTCATTTCAATGCAATATAATCTAATCACAATACTGGGACCAACCGCAGTTGGAAAAACACGCTTAGCAGCAAAACTTGCGGCAAAATTTGATGGAGAAATAATTTCGGCAGATTCACGACAAGTTTATGTTGGAATGAATATTGGGACCGGAAAAGATTTAGTTGATTATGCTGTCGATGATAAAGTTGTTGAATATCATTTAATTGATATTATTACCCCTAATGAAGAATTTAATTTATATGAATTCACAAAGCGTTTTTTTATAAGCTATTCCAATATAATTGGTAAAGGAAAAATTCCATTTCTTGCAGGCGGCACGGGGCTATACCTAAGTTCAATTCTACAAAATTACAAGCTTAATGAGGTGAGTGTTAACCAAAACAGGCGTGACGAACTTTCAAAACTAAAGCTCAATGAACTAATAGATATTTTAATAGGACTTACTACTAATCTTCATAACTCTACCGATATACTTGACAAAGAAAGAACTATACAAGCAATTCTTGTGGCTGAATCAAACCATGAAATAAAGAATAACAAAATTGTTATTAACTCATTGAATATTGGAGTTGCTGCGGATAGAGAAATGATAAAAAAAAGAATTACGGAACGATTGAAAAAAAGATTAAAAGAAGGAATGATTGAAGAGGTTGATTTACTTATGAAAAGCAGTATCAGCAAAGAAAAGTTAGATTTTTTTGGATTGGAATACCGATATGTTTCGAAATATCTGTTGGGGGAATTAAATTATAATGATATGTTTCAAAAACTTAATAGCTCGATACATGCGTTTGCAAAAAGACAGATGACCTGGTTTAGAAAAATGGAGAAAGAGGGGGTTAAAATTCATTGGATTCAATATGAAGATTATAACTCAGCCGAAAAAATTCTAGAAGAAAATCATTTTTCTATATGAAAAAAGCGTTGCCTTTATATGTGGAAAGTTATCTAAATAAATTTGGGACGATTAATCGGGAAGTAAAAACTTTTACAAACAAATTTTATGACTACATTGTTGTAATGCCCGCTTTGGCTGAATTTCAGAACATTCCAAAATTAATAGATTCATTAAGGAAGAATAGAAGTGAGATATTGTCGAAAACACTTATTCTGGTTGTAGTAAATAATGGAGAGAATGCTTCAAACGAAGTACTTGATGATAACAGAAAAACAATTGATTTAATTATTAGTTATGCATTAGATGAAAAATGTAATCTTAATCTTGCGCTAATTGATGCATCAACCGCCGGGAATGAATTAAAAGGGAAAGATGTTGGTGTTGGCTTAGCGCGAAAGTTGGGATGTGATAAAGCTCTGCGATTATTCAATTACGAGTCGGCGAATAAAAAATTGTTAATCTGGCTTGATGCTGACTGCACAGTAGCCGAAAATTATTTATCAGAAATAGTTTCAGAATTTAACAATACAAATTTGGAGGCCGCTTATGTGAATTTTGAGCACCAATTTGATGCGACCGAAATAGAAAAAAGTGCAATTGTATGTTATGAGATATTTCTCCGTTATTATGTGATGGGATTAATTTATGCCGGATCCACTTATGCTTTTCACTCCATTGGCTCAACCATTATTTGTACAACCGATGTATATGTAAAAGTTGGCGGAATGAATAAAAAGAGGGCGGGGGAAGATTTTTATTTTCTGGAAAAATTATCAAAAATTTCTACTGTGGGTAAAATTGGGAATACTACTGTTTATCCATCTTCTCGGCAGTCGTGGCGTGTTCCATTTGGAACGGGACAAAGAGTAAACCGCTTTATCGAAGAGAAGCAAGATGAATATCTTCTCTATAATCCCGCCTCATTCATTATTCTAAAACGGTGGCTTGAACTTTTTAACTCTGAGGAATCCTCTAATCCCGAAGTGCTTATAGAAAAAGCCGGCAATATCGATAACGCGCTGGTTAATTTTTTAACGGAACAAAATTTTTTAGAAAACTGGAAAAAAATTCTAACAAACTCAAAAAGTCCAAGGCAACTATTTATTCAAAAAAAGAATTGGTTCGATAGTTTTAAAACTATGAAACTTATCCACTACTTGAGAGATAATGGATATCCCTCAA
Coding sequences:
- the miaA gene encoding tRNA (adenosine(37)-N6)-dimethylallyltransferase MiaA, producing MQYNLITILGPTAVGKTRLAAKLAAKFDGEIISADSRQVYVGMNIGTGKDLVDYAVDDKVVEYHLIDIITPNEEFNLYEFTKRFFISYSNIIGKGKIPFLAGGTGLYLSSILQNYKLNEVSVNQNRRDELSKLKLNELIDILIGLTTNLHNSTDILDKERTIQAILVAESNHEIKNNKIVINSLNIGVAADREMIKKRITERLKKRLKEGMIEEVDLLMKSSISKEKLDFFGLEYRYVSKYLLGELNYNDMFQKLNSSIHAFAKRQMTWFRKMEKEGVKIHWIQYEDYNSAEKILEENHFSI
- a CDS encoding glycosyltransferase family 2 protein, whose protein sequence is MKKALPLYVESYLNKFGTINREVKTFTNKFYDYIVVMPALAEFQNIPKLIDSLRKNRSEILSKTLILVVVNNGENASNEVLDDNRKTIDLIISYALDEKCNLNLALIDASTAGNELKGKDVGVGLARKLGCDKALRLFNYESANKKLLIWLDADCTVAENYLSEIVSEFNNTNLEAAYVNFEHQFDATEIEKSAIVCYEIFLRYYVMGLIYAGSTYAFHSIGSTIICTTDVYVKVGGMNKKRAGEDFYFLEKLSKISTVGKIGNTTVYPSSRQSWRVPFGTGQRVNRFIEEKQDEYLLYNPASFIILKRWLELFNSEESSNPEVLIEKAGNIDNALVNFLTEQNFLENWKKILTNSKSPRQLFIQKKNWFDSFKTMKLIHYLRDNGYPSMNMFDALDMMFEELRVNHPNRGNQSIPKLEIQLEYLSILRKIA